The Prosthecobacter vanneervenii genome has a segment encoding these proteins:
- a CDS encoding efflux RND transporter periplasmic adaptor subunit → MKTFFVTTLLFTSVLTIAAEDSKRAANTIVLDETGVKNLRIETVEVEEADFETTLFSLGRIQAIPGKIADLSSRIAGRIVDLRVAPGDTVKEGDEVVKIESRQPGDPPPTITLKAPISGLVTQVNQHPGAPIEPSNAVLEITDLTEVYAVARVPEHQAGQMKPGTRAHIKVAALPTEKFEGELLRFGTSADRQSGTIDAIFRLPNTGGQLRPEMRAEFSIVMSKRDNVVAVPRSALQGEGGNRFVYVKDFDLKNAFIKTPVTVGEINDRYVEIVSGLLPADEVVTRGAYSLSFAGASTVSLKEALDAAHGHEHAEDGSELTPEKRAEMDAKKNGGAHHDHEGHDHAEEASPFWKYTSGVLGLLLVISLLTRKSPPDDEHAQPKDTPTPKEVA, encoded by the coding sequence ATGAAAACTTTCTTTGTTACAACCCTGCTTTTCACCTCTGTCCTCACGATTGCCGCCGAGGACAGCAAACGCGCGGCAAACACCATCGTGCTGGATGAAACCGGTGTGAAAAATCTGCGCATCGAAACTGTCGAAGTCGAGGAGGCGGATTTTGAAACCACGCTCTTCTCCCTGGGCCGCATCCAAGCCATCCCAGGAAAAATCGCCGATCTCAGCAGCCGCATTGCCGGCCGCATCGTGGACCTGCGTGTGGCTCCCGGAGACACCGTGAAGGAGGGAGATGAGGTGGTGAAAATAGAAAGCCGTCAGCCCGGCGATCCACCGCCCACCATCACGCTGAAAGCCCCCATCAGCGGGCTCGTCACTCAGGTGAACCAGCACCCGGGCGCACCCATTGAGCCGAGCAATGCCGTGCTGGAGATCACCGACCTCACCGAGGTCTATGCCGTGGCCCGCGTGCCCGAGCACCAGGCGGGGCAGATGAAGCCTGGGACCAGGGCGCACATCAAGGTGGCCGCACTGCCCACGGAGAAATTTGAGGGCGAGCTCCTGCGCTTTGGCACCAGCGCCGACCGTCAGAGCGGCACCATCGACGCCATCTTCCGCCTGCCGAACACGGGCGGCCAGCTCCGCCCCGAGATGAGGGCCGAATTCAGCATCGTCATGAGCAAACGCGACAACGTCGTCGCCGTGCCGCGCTCCGCCTTGCAGGGAGAAGGTGGCAACCGCTTTGTTTACGTGAAGGACTTCGACCTGAAAAACGCCTTCATCAAAACGCCGGTCACTGTCGGTGAAATCAATGACCGCTATGTGGAAATCGTCAGCGGTTTGCTCCCGGCTGATGAAGTCGTCACCCGTGGCGCTTATTCGCTCTCCTTCGCCGGAGCCAGCACCGTCTCGCTCAAAGAAGCACTCGACGCCGCGCATGGTCACGAGCATGCGGAAGACGGCAGCGAGCTCACACCGGAGAAGCGCGCCGAGATGGATGCCAAAAAGAATGGCGGGGCTCATCATGACCATGAGGGGCACGATCACGCTGAGGAGGCCAGCCCCTTCTGGAAGTACACCAGCGGCGTGCTGGGCCTGCTCCTCGTCATCTCACTGCTCACGCGCAAAAGCCCGCCCGACGATGAGCACGCGCAGCCCAAGGACACACCCACGCCCAAGGAGGTCGCCTAG
- a CDS encoding efflux RND transporter permease subunit, whose translation MIQWALHNRAFILGATLILMVMGLRTATQLPVEVLPDLTKPTVIILTESPGLAPEEVEMRVTQPIESALMGVAGLTRLRSNSDVSLSLVYAEFGWDTDIYRARMLVQERLQSARGSLPEGVQPFMTPVASLMGEILLVGVRSTLKEGEPGYIPPREVRSLADWTIKRRLQSISGIAEILNMGGGVKRIEVQPDPWKMQANNVTFAELEEAITEAANTTTGGFINTGPTEIMVRNLAMSVDLGDIAKTMIKKVNDRPVAIGDVAAVSWGIEPMRGDATVSQAPEKSPTYGVIMSITKAPGFDTRKLTEQIKAALDELKPTFPQGVETTLLFQQKDFIDNAIGNLKSAIAEGAVMVTIVLFFFLLNLRTTFITLMAMPLSFGITMLIFQVLGISVNSMTLGGLAVAIGMVVDDAIVDVENVFRRLQENASAAQPRPRLQVIAAASGEVRNSILYATVLIILVFLPLLGLTGVEGKLFAPIAIATIISMVASFIVSLTAIPVLCSVFLRPKQGHEHKDGPLTRAMKGLLRRTLLRFALLQPALVLTIALVLLVAAFSLYPQMNKDFLPKFQEETALVAATAAPGTSLEEMNKISDVIEQQLLSVPEVRKVGRRLGRAERGDHVVPVSTAEFDVDFREPSSPVAPQLESATSSSTPVAAQQANSRTRKEVLADITTKIKTVPGVFAVVGGPLADRIGHMMSGVSAPVAIKIFGPDLEQLRSIGIEIQKIARTIPGFEDCKLDQTATIPQLRIEADRDRSKAYGIAPGRLNNMLSALIGGQELAELREGQRRVSLVMRLPPEWRDSPDKIASLPIETEEGQRIPLDLVADVREAKGPNVIFREASQRRFALAIKPTVLDVTNLVERLRKEVNETVKLPQGYFITFEGEFQAQKEATERIALFSAVVFVAVFLMLYGYFRSASLALQVLVNIPLALMGGLAFTYFKLNNISIATLVGFIAVGGVAARNGIMMISHYLHLMRHEGEKFSRSMIERGTLERLVPVLMTALSAGIGLIPLVLAADQPGKEILHPVAVVIVGGLVSSTFLDMAITPAMFWLLGRKAAAQAIAEDAPASH comes from the coding sequence ATGATCCAATGGGCGCTGCACAATCGCGCCTTCATCCTTGGTGCCACGCTCATCCTCATGGTCATGGGCCTGCGCACGGCCACGCAGCTCCCCGTGGAGGTGCTGCCAGACCTGACCAAGCCCACCGTCATTATTCTGACGGAATCCCCCGGCCTCGCCCCTGAAGAGGTGGAGATGCGCGTCACGCAGCCGATTGAAAGCGCGCTCATGGGCGTCGCCGGTCTCACCCGCCTGCGGTCGAATTCGGATGTCTCGCTGTCTCTCGTGTATGCCGAGTTTGGCTGGGACACAGACATCTACCGCGCACGCATGCTGGTGCAGGAGCGCCTGCAAAGCGCGCGTGGCAGCCTGCCGGAGGGCGTGCAGCCTTTCATGACGCCCGTGGCCTCGCTCATGGGGGAGATCCTCCTCGTCGGCGTGCGCAGCACCCTCAAGGAGGGAGAGCCCGGCTACATCCCGCCGCGTGAAGTGCGCTCCCTCGCCGACTGGACGATCAAGCGTCGTTTGCAAAGCATCTCCGGCATCGCCGAAATCCTCAACATGGGCGGCGGTGTGAAGCGCATCGAAGTGCAGCCCGACCCGTGGAAGATGCAGGCCAACAACGTCACTTTTGCGGAGCTGGAGGAGGCCATCACCGAAGCTGCCAACACCACCACCGGCGGCTTCATCAACACCGGCCCCACCGAGATCATGGTGCGCAATCTGGCCATGAGCGTGGATCTCGGAGACATCGCCAAGACCATGATCAAAAAGGTCAATGACCGTCCGGTGGCCATCGGAGATGTGGCCGCTGTTTCCTGGGGCATCGAGCCCATGCGCGGAGACGCCACCGTCAGCCAGGCTCCGGAGAAATCACCCACTTACGGCGTCATCATGTCCATCACCAAGGCGCCCGGCTTTGACACCCGCAAGCTCACTGAGCAGATCAAGGCCGCGCTGGACGAGCTGAAGCCCACCTTTCCGCAAGGCGTGGAAACCACCCTGCTCTTTCAGCAAAAAGACTTCATCGACAACGCCATCGGCAATCTGAAAAGCGCCATCGCTGAAGGCGCGGTCATGGTCACCATCGTGCTGTTTTTCTTCCTGCTGAATCTGCGTACCACCTTCATCACCCTGATGGCCATGCCGCTCTCTTTTGGCATCACCATGCTCATCTTTCAGGTGCTGGGCATCAGCGTGAACAGCATGACCCTCGGCGGCCTGGCCGTGGCCATCGGCATGGTGGTGGATGACGCCATTGTGGATGTGGAAAACGTCTTCCGCCGGCTGCAGGAAAATGCCAGCGCTGCACAGCCACGGCCACGCCTGCAGGTCATCGCCGCCGCCTCCGGTGAAGTGCGTAACTCCATTCTGTACGCCACGGTGCTCATCATCCTGGTCTTTCTGCCGCTGCTCGGCCTCACCGGGGTGGAGGGCAAGCTCTTTGCGCCCATCGCCATCGCCACGATCATCTCCATGGTCGCATCCTTCATCGTGTCACTCACCGCCATCCCGGTGCTGTGCTCAGTGTTTCTCAGGCCCAAGCAGGGGCATGAGCATAAAGACGGCCCGCTGACCCGCGCCATGAAGGGCCTGCTGCGGCGCACGCTGCTGCGCTTTGCCCTGCTCCAGCCTGCGCTCGTGCTCACCATCGCACTCGTTCTTCTCGTGGCTGCGTTCTCGCTCTACCCACAGATGAACAAGGACTTCCTGCCCAAGTTCCAGGAGGAGACCGCGCTCGTCGCCGCCACCGCCGCGCCGGGCACTTCATTGGAGGAAATGAACAAAATCTCCGACGTCATCGAGCAGCAGCTCCTCAGCGTGCCCGAGGTGCGCAAGGTGGGCCGCCGCCTTGGCCGCGCCGAGCGTGGTGACCACGTGGTACCGGTCAGCACCGCTGAATTCGATGTCGATTTCCGCGAGCCAAGTAGTCCAGTTGCGCCGCAACTGGAGTCTGCCACCTCCTCTTCCACGCCAGTTGCGGCGCAACAGGCCAACTCTCGCACCCGCAAAGAAGTGCTGGCAGACATCACCACCAAAATCAAGACCGTGCCCGGCGTCTTCGCCGTTGTCGGGGGGCCGCTGGCAGACCGCATCGGCCACATGATGAGCGGCGTCTCCGCCCCCGTCGCCATCAAGATCTTTGGCCCCGACCTGGAACAACTGCGCAGCATCGGCATCGAGATTCAAAAAATTGCCCGGACCATTCCCGGTTTCGAAGACTGCAAGCTCGACCAGACCGCGACTATCCCGCAGCTCCGCATCGAGGCAGACCGCGACCGCTCCAAGGCCTACGGCATCGCGCCCGGGCGTCTGAACAACATGCTCTCCGCCCTCATCGGCGGGCAGGAGCTGGCCGAGCTGCGCGAAGGCCAGCGCAGGGTCAGCCTTGTCATGCGCCTGCCGCCCGAATGGCGCGACTCACCGGACAAGATCGCCTCCCTTCCCATCGAGACCGAGGAAGGCCAGCGCATCCCGCTCGATCTCGTGGCCGATGTCCGCGAAGCGAAAGGTCCCAACGTCATCTTCCGCGAGGCCAGCCAGCGCCGCTTTGCGCTCGCCATCAAACCCACCGTGCTGGATGTGACAAACCTCGTGGAGCGCCTGCGCAAGGAAGTGAACGAAACAGTGAAGCTGCCGCAGGGTTACTTCATCACCTTTGAAGGCGAGTTCCAGGCGCAGAAAGAAGCCACTGAGCGCATCGCCCTCTTTTCCGCCGTCGTCTTCGTCGCCGTCTTCCTCATGCTCTACGGTTACTTCCGCAGCGCCTCGCTGGCGCTGCAGGTGCTGGTCAATATCCCGCTCGCCCTCATGGGCGGTCTCGCCTTCACCTACTTCAAGCTGAACAACATCAGCATCGCCACGCTGGTGGGCTTCATCGCCGTGGGTGGTGTGGCCGCGCGCAATGGCATCATGATGATCAGCCACTACCTGCACCTCATGCGGCATGAGGGGGAGAAATTCTCCCGCAGCATGATCGAGCGCGGCACGCTGGAGCGTCTGGTGCCCGTGCTCATGACGGCCCTCAGCGCCGGCATCGGCCTCATACCGCTGGTGCTCGCGGCCGATCAACCGGGGAAGGAAATCCTGCATCCTGTGGCCGTCGTCATTGTCGGCGGTCTCGTCTCTTCCACCTTCCTCGATATGGCCATCACTCCCGCCATGTTCTGGCTTCTTGGCCGCAAAGCCGCAGCGCAGGCCATCGCCGAAGACGCGCCCGCATCTCATTAA
- a CDS encoding prenyltransferase/squalene oxidase repeat-containing protein, whose product MNPPPSGNPQNPQQNPGATQPLQPGYVPPPGYPPQMPQGYPQGYPMPQGYPPQMPQGYPQGYPMPQGYPPQMPAGYPMPQGYPPQMPGYPPGYVPAMPMPAMMPPPAPSTGNTGTVKPVSAAVPVAMPTPSMPAPSAVAAAMPAPSAVAPAIPVAVAAVPADDAGEAAVAVEHVEGQVYHPPALTHIEAGPPPNKFVQMWRKAGASSLLLSIAIHAGLGVGALFIVFTSGVMDKQVDFLPGGGTAAGAKASSDLQHKVQQKKRSSVNKSMPMKKLVSTSVNSAISLPEAPPDSLDMPDMSAMMGGGALGAGGSLGLAGAGGGFGKGVGMGAANGFVTLPPSMRSRCSTQERLEKLRQNGGTPECEAAVSASLEWLKTQQNADGSWGRSNKCAMTGLALLCYLGRCETPESPFYGDNVMKGIMFLIEVGKKNPFGIFSETGWKGEAAGGKGGAGTYEHGIATYALGEMYTLARLGSKSLPGMREAFEKGVKTIIDYQNDKGGWAYGGKDQIVYNKQGGSDLSVVGWQFQALKAAKNTSLKIDGLHSAIGKMTDYLESMQTKDGGFGGTNRDAHYNQWSLSGVGILGLQTMAKGKTTPIKKGIKFLREFITAEPLDWNKNCNLYCWYYYTQAFFQQGGDDWKFYNQQFLPQILSAQQADGSFKHGRPNWPAGDAADAIYRQTLCTLQLEVYYRYLKVGDREESSFFDK is encoded by the coding sequence ATGAATCCGCCGCCGTCAGGAAACCCCCAGAATCCGCAGCAGAACCCCGGAGCCACCCAGCCGCTTCAGCCTGGGTACGTGCCGCCTCCTGGTTACCCGCCGCAGATGCCTCAGGGCTACCCGCAGGGTTATCCCATGCCGCAGGGCTATCCGCCGCAGATGCCTCAGGGTTATCCACAGGGCTATCCGATGCCCCAGGGTTATCCGCCGCAGATGCCTGCCGGCTACCCCATGCCGCAGGGCTACCCGCCGCAGATGCCGGGCTATCCTCCGGGCTATGTGCCTGCCATGCCCATGCCGGCCATGATGCCGCCTCCCGCGCCCTCCACAGGAAACACGGGAACTGTTAAGCCTGTGAGCGCCGCCGTGCCAGTGGCGATGCCGACCCCTTCCATGCCCGCTCCTTCGGCTGTCGCTGCCGCGATGCCGGCCCCCTCTGCTGTAGCACCCGCCATACCAGTGGCCGTGGCTGCGGTGCCTGCCGATGACGCAGGAGAGGCCGCAGTGGCGGTCGAACACGTCGAAGGCCAGGTGTACCACCCTCCCGCGCTGACCCACATCGAGGCAGGACCTCCGCCCAACAAGTTTGTGCAGATGTGGCGCAAGGCGGGTGCCAGCTCCCTGCTGCTCAGCATTGCCATCCACGCCGGTCTGGGCGTGGGCGCACTCTTCATCGTCTTCACCAGCGGCGTCATGGACAAGCAGGTGGACTTCCTGCCCGGTGGCGGCACCGCCGCAGGTGCCAAGGCCAGCTCCGACCTGCAGCACAAGGTGCAGCAGAAGAAGCGCAGCTCGGTCAATAAATCCATGCCGATGAAGAAGCTGGTCAGCACCAGCGTGAATTCGGCCATCTCCCTTCCTGAGGCACCGCCCGACTCTCTGGACATGCCGGACATGAGCGCGATGATGGGCGGGGGAGCCTTGGGTGCCGGTGGCAGCCTGGGCTTGGCCGGAGCCGGTGGCGGCTTTGGCAAAGGCGTGGGCATGGGAGCAGCGAACGGTTTTGTGACGCTGCCGCCCTCCATGCGCAGCCGCTGCTCCACACAGGAGCGACTGGAGAAGCTGCGCCAGAATGGTGGAACGCCTGAGTGCGAGGCCGCCGTGTCCGCCTCTCTCGAATGGCTGAAAACCCAGCAGAACGCCGACGGCTCCTGGGGGCGCAGCAACAAGTGCGCCATGACCGGTCTGGCCCTGCTGTGCTACCTCGGCCGCTGCGAGACGCCGGAATCCCCCTTCTATGGCGACAACGTGATGAAGGGCATCATGTTCCTCATCGAAGTCGGGAAGAAGAACCCCTTTGGCATCTTCTCTGAAACCGGCTGGAAAGGCGAGGCCGCAGGCGGCAAAGGCGGTGCAGGCACGTATGAGCACGGGATCGCCACCTACGCCCTCGGTGAAATGTACACCCTGGCACGTCTGGGCAGCAAGAGCCTGCCGGGCATGCGCGAGGCCTTTGAAAAAGGTGTGAAGACCATCATCGACTACCAGAACGACAAGGGCGGCTGGGCCTACGGTGGCAAAGACCAGATCGTGTACAACAAGCAGGGCGGCTCCGACCTCTCCGTGGTGGGCTGGCAGTTCCAGGCGCTCAAGGCGGCCAAGAACACCAGCCTGAAGATCGACGGCCTGCACAGCGCCATCGGCAAGATGACCGATTACCTGGAAAGCATGCAGACCAAGGACGGCGGCTTTGGCGGCACCAACCGTGACGCGCACTACAATCAGTGGAGCCTCTCCGGCGTGGGCATCCTGGGCCTGCAGACCATGGCCAAGGGCAAGACCACCCCGATCAAGAAGGGCATCAAGTTCCTGCGCGAGTTTATCACCGCTGAGCCGCTGGACTGGAACAAGAATTGCAATCTCTACTGCTGGTACTACTACACCCAGGCCTTCTTCCAGCAGGGTGGAGACGACTGGAAGTTCTACAATCAGCAGTTCCTGCCGCAGATCCTCAGTGCCCAGCAGGCAGACGGCTCCTTCAAGCATGGCCGCCCGAACTGGCCTGCCGGTGACGCCGCCGACGCCATCTACCGCCAGACCCTCTGCACGCTGCAGCTGGAGGTGTACTACCGCTACTTGAAGGTGGGCGACCGCGAAGAGTCCTCCTTCTTTGACAAGTGA
- a CDS encoding ketosteroid isomerase-related protein yields the protein MSTPQQQALSLIQTYYTTFNSGDRAAFLALLTDDVVHDINQGGAETGREVFRAFLERMDRCYREQVCDLVVFASEDGTRGAAEFYIEGQYLSTDDGLPPATGQRYRLRVGAFFDLKDGKVSRITNYYNLQEWLRQVGAA from the coding sequence ATGTCCACTCCGCAGCAACAGGCGCTCTCCCTCATCCAGACCTACTACACCACCTTCAATTCAGGAGACCGTGCGGCCTTCCTCGCGCTGCTGACCGATGACGTCGTGCACGACATCAATCAAGGCGGTGCCGAAACCGGTCGTGAGGTCTTCCGCGCCTTCCTGGAGCGCATGGACCGCTGCTACCGCGAGCAGGTGTGTGATCTCGTCGTCTTTGCCTCGGAAGACGGCACGCGTGGGGCGGCGGAGTTTTACATTGAGGGGCAGTACCTCTCCACCGATGACGGTCTGCCGCCAGCTACCGGCCAGCGCTACCGTTTGCGAGTAGGGGCCTTTTTTGATCTCAAAGACGGCAAGGTCAGCCGCATCACCAACTACTACAACCTCCAGGAATGGTTGCGCCAGGTGGGCGCGGCATGA
- a CDS encoding D-alanyl-D-alanine carboxypeptidase family protein, producing the protein MFSPSTAWSSSRALILGICFSFITGGAVLQAQSAVMVVDAFNKKVHVAADAHAKRPVGGLAKIATAMVTLDWAEASKVGVGVLATVPAYAFQMSDAGSVGFQPGDQATLRDLIYATMMGGDNIAAITLGDFVGRDHLTRLGRAGHPMEEFVRQMNQLAAREGARGTRFTNPHGLENSRPMPYSTAADIARLSIYAVSRPALRFYTNQTSRSITIYRSGQQISVPLTNTNELLGVDRIDGLKSGNTQRAGGCLVISAEKPSSVQVQADNSSLIYRHRMVVVVLNSPSPFAEARALLHQGWAAYDRWLAAGRPITDKKQMLDHY; encoded by the coding sequence ATGTTTTCCCCCAGCACGGCGTGGAGCAGCTCCCGCGCATTGATCCTCGGCATCTGTTTTTCGTTCATCACCGGCGGTGCCGTCCTGCAGGCGCAGTCCGCCGTCATGGTGGTGGATGCCTTCAACAAAAAAGTCCACGTGGCGGCAGACGCCCATGCCAAGCGCCCGGTGGGCGGCCTGGCCAAGATAGCCACCGCCATGGTCACGCTGGACTGGGCCGAGGCCTCCAAAGTGGGCGTGGGCGTGCTGGCCACCGTGCCCGCCTACGCCTTTCAGATGTCTGACGCCGGCTCTGTGGGCTTTCAGCCCGGAGACCAGGCCACGCTGCGCGACCTCATCTACGCCACCATGATGGGCGGAGACAACATCGCCGCCATCACCCTGGGAGATTTCGTGGGCCGTGACCACCTGACACGCCTGGGCCGCGCCGGGCACCCGATGGAGGAATTTGTGCGACAGATGAACCAGCTCGCCGCACGCGAGGGCGCACGCGGCACTCGCTTCACCAATCCGCACGGGCTGGAAAACTCCCGCCCCATGCCCTACTCCACGGCTGCGGACATCGCCCGCCTCTCCATCTACGCGGTGTCCCGCCCTGCGCTGCGCTTTTATACCAATCAGACCAGCCGCAGCATCACCATCTACCGCAGCGGCCAGCAGATCTCCGTGCCGCTCACAAATACCAACGAGCTGCTAGGTGTGGACCGGATCGACGGACTCAAATCGGGCAACACTCAGCGTGCCGGCGGCTGCCTGGTCATTTCCGCTGAAAAGCCCTCCAGCGTGCAGGTGCAGGCGGACAATTCCAGCCTCATCTACCGCCACCGCATGGTGGTGGTGGTGCTGAACTCCCCCAGCCCCTTTGCTGAAGCCCGTGCGCTGCTGCATCAGGGCTGGGCTGCCTATGACCGCTGGCTGGCAGCCGGACGCCCGATCACTGACAAGAAGCAGATGCTGGATCATTACTAA
- a CDS encoding 6-phosphofructokinase translates to MRIGILNSGGDCPGLNAVIHGVVGAAHTLGWEVVGFRDGFEGLLPPGDYMMLNTEKTIGIMKLGGTILGTTNKGHFVAKVGEGNVAQVPAEIVEKAKNTLRHLEVGALIVVGGDGSLTTGLQLYQMGVPVIGVPKTIDNDIQATATSFGFDSAVAAVVDALDRLHTTAESHKRVIVLEVMGRHAGWIALYGGMAGGADVILLPEIPFSFEHVAKAIRKRDAAGRHSTLVVVAEGAHMETGELLTKEKVGTKGEDRLGGIGDYVAKHIEKDTGKETRACTLGHLQRGGAPTALDRILGVRFGAKAVELISQGSFGRMVSYQQYQVGDVPIEEAVHQLRLVSKDSEIVRASRAIGISFGDC, encoded by the coding sequence ATGAGAATCGGCATTTTGAACAGCGGCGGGGACTGCCCCGGACTCAACGCAGTCATTCACGGCGTCGTCGGCGCGGCGCACACACTCGGCTGGGAAGTCGTGGGCTTCCGCGATGGCTTTGAAGGCCTGCTGCCCCCAGGCGACTACATGATGCTGAACACCGAGAAGACCATCGGCATCATGAAACTGGGCGGCACCATCCTGGGCACCACCAACAAGGGGCACTTTGTGGCCAAGGTGGGCGAGGGCAATGTGGCTCAGGTGCCAGCAGAGATCGTGGAAAAGGCCAAGAACACCCTGCGCCACCTGGAGGTGGGCGCGCTGATCGTGGTGGGTGGAGACGGCAGCCTGACCACCGGCCTGCAGCTCTACCAGATGGGTGTGCCGGTGATCGGCGTGCCGAAGACGATCGACAATGACATCCAGGCCACCGCCACCTCCTTTGGTTTTGACTCCGCCGTGGCCGCTGTAGTGGACGCCCTGGACCGCCTGCATACCACGGCAGAAAGCCACAAGCGCGTGATCGTGCTGGAAGTGATGGGACGCCACGCAGGCTGGATCGCGCTCTACGGCGGCATGGCCGGTGGTGCGGATGTGATCCTGCTGCCGGAGATCCCCTTCAGCTTTGAGCACGTGGCCAAGGCCATCCGCAAACGTGACGCCGCAGGCCGCCACAGCACCCTGGTGGTGGTGGCGGAGGGCGCGCACATGGAGACAGGCGAGCTGCTGACCAAGGAGAAAGTGGGCACCAAGGGCGAAGACCGCCTCGGCGGCATCGGCGACTACGTGGCCAAGCACATCGAGAAAGACACCGGCAAGGAAACCCGAGCCTGCACCCTGGGCCACCTGCAGCGCGGTGGCGCACCCACGGCGCTGGACCGCATCCTCGGTGTGCGCTTTGGCGCCAAGGCCGTGGAGCTCATTTCCCAGGGCAGCTTTGGCCGCATGGTCAGCTACCAGCAGTATCAGGTGGGCGACGTGCCGATCGAAGAAGCCGTGCACCAGCTGCGCCTGGTCAGCAAAGACAGCGAGATCGTCCGCGCCTCGCGCGCGATCGGCATCTCCTTCGGCGACTGCTGA
- a CDS encoding elongation factor P: protein MPATPVINLRKGHAVRYNNDVCVVTDTELKTPPRMASFVQMSVRSITIGKMYNLRMTSNESLESVNLVKDNHEFSYKDGDGYHFIHPETFEDVLIGEDKLDAKTRGYLIEGQKYLVVFADDVVAGIELPANIIMTVTDSPAGVKGDSANNVYKEATTESGMRVQVPLFIGPGDKISVKTEDGTYLGRAN, encoded by the coding sequence ATGCCAGCCACCCCAGTCATCAATCTCCGCAAGGGCCACGCCGTCCGCTACAACAACGACGTCTGCGTCGTCACCGACACCGAACTCAAGACGCCTCCGCGCATGGCTTCCTTCGTGCAGATGTCCGTCCGCAGCATCACCATCGGCAAGATGTACAACCTGCGCATGACCTCCAACGAGTCTCTCGAATCCGTGAACCTCGTGAAGGACAACCATGAGTTCAGCTACAAGGACGGAGACGGCTACCACTTCATCCACCCTGAGACGTTTGAAGACGTGCTCATCGGTGAAGACAAGCTAGACGCCAAGACCCGCGGCTACCTCATCGAAGGCCAGAAGTACCTCGTCGTCTTTGCTGACGATGTTGTCGCCGGCATCGAGCTTCCCGCCAACATCATCATGACCGTGACGGACAGCCCCGCCGGCGTGAAGGGAGACTCCGCCAACAACGTGTACAAGGAAGCCACCACCGAGTCCGGCATGCGTGTGCAGGTTCCTCTCTTCATCGGCCCTGGCGACAAGATCAGCGTCAAGACCGAAGATGGCACCTACCTCGGCCGCGCGAACTAA